CTCGGATGATATATTGTAAAAGCTATGTACAAAGATAAATACTTTCATGGCATTTTTTCAGGAAGATGGAATACATGATAAAAAGAAAAATCATGCTAGTTTTTTAACTCAATGTTTTGTACTCACAAAGCGGTCTTCTGTCAATATGCATCGTGATCTTGGCTACTACTGGTTGCGCCTTGCTATCTATATCGCATTGTCCTTATGTATCGGAACACTTTTTTTCGATGTTGGCACAAATTTCACCTCGGTTCAGGTAAAAAACTAGATTCCATCATTATGGAACCATTGATTTAATAATAACATATAGATTGTTAGTGATTGTAGTGTCATTTAACAATCATTTTAGGTATAGTAATTGAGATTTACTTGAAAATAAAAGTTATCTAGTTATACTTAACAACGGTTTTGAAAGAGTGCGAACTACATGTCCATAAGAGATTATTACACATTGTCGCAAAAATAGTGGGGGTCAAGGGGCTCGCCCCCTTGTGGGGTTTAAGGGCAGCGGCATCGCACCGGCCCGAAAATTTTAGGTACTGTACATATATTACATATCGAAAAATTGCATCCCAACATATATTCCCGCCAAAAGCTACGACTTTCGTTAACAGTTTCCCTGCCAAAATGAAAGGTTACACATATTGACCGCCAAAGTTAACCGTTTCACCAATTCAAATTTGGCAATTTTGCTTTAATAACGAACTAACGGAAAATGCACATTCTTTAATACACCTTGAATTTGAATCTTCTTGCATGGAATTATATCTCATTTTTGTCTTATCTCAATTAGTATATCGTAAAATACGAGGcttgtagggtcgaaatactttattgaGAAAGTTATTTTACAATTCAATAACCAATTGGATTATCAGTTACAACTCTGTTTTCATACATGGATGATTCTTAATGTGTTTATTTAATCAATATTGCAGGCAAGAAGTTCAATACTTATGTTTGTGGTCACATTCTTAACATTCATGACAATTGGTGGCTTCCCCTCATTTGTGGAGGACATGAAAGTATTCGAACGTGAAAGATTAAATGGGCATTACTCAATCGGGGCTTTCATGATTTCCAACACGTTATCTTCAACGCCATATTTGTTTTTAGTTTCCGTGATTCCAGCAGTAATAACATATTACCTCACAGGACTCCGTGGAGGATTTGATCACTTTGCGTATTTCACAACCGTACTCTTTTCATGTATGATGTTGGTTGAGAGTTTAATGATGGTTGTTGCTAGTATCGTACCTAACTACTTAATGGGAATCATCGTTGGTGCGGGGATTCAAGGGATGATGATATTAGCTAGCGGTTACTTTCGATTACCTAATGATTTACCTAAACCGTTTTGGCGATACCCAATGTTTCACATTGCATTTCATAGGTATGCATTTCAAGGTTTCTACAAAAATGAGTTTCAAGGACAAGTTTATATGTATAATGAAGGGGGTGTGAGAAATGTAGAGTATGGGAATAATATATTAAGAGAGAAATGGCAAGTTGAAATGGGTCACTCAAAGTGGGTTGATTTGGGGACCCTATTAGGGATGGTGGTGGTTTATAGAGTTTTGTTTTGGGTTATAATCAAGATTGTTGAAACGGTTAAATCTGGTATGAAAAGTTTGAATTGCAAAGAGACCAATCATGTGATGGTGAATCCATTTTGCACACCTTAACTATGTCAAAATCTTTATAATTCTCGTTAAAGAATGTAAATAGTTTTATTGGCTAATTTCTATATGGGTGTAACTTTTATGTACGTTTGCAATTTCATTTGTAAGGTGTGAGTGtttaatgtaagtattcgtttCCGCTTTCATATTAAGTCGTGCACATAACAAACTGTATTCAAATTTATTTACCTTCACGATCTTACGTATTGTAGTTGTATTGTATGATAATTGATGACCCACGGTGTCCTTGTTGTCCATGTGGCCCATATAAAAAGGCCGGCCCTGTTGATGAGTAATGAAACCTTTTCGGATTTGGTCCAGAAAAAATTATTTAGCCCAGAACTTAAACCAAGCGAACCAACATTGGTCCGTCTAACATAACCTATTCAgtcgttttgattttttttttctaccGGTACTTTTCTCTTCAAATACTCTCATTTGCGACCCACACATGTTAGGTAGGAAACTCCAAAGATCATCCCGGGTTGCTCGGCAACTAATCGCGGGAACTGGGTTGCTTAGCAACTAATCGCAGTAAATCCTGGAGAAAACCACCCCCTCCTCGGAATCGAACCCGAGTTGCTAGGCAACTAATCGCGGGCCCGCCTTACTAAGGCATTGGATACctttgaagcaatgcttcgttggttaTTCAGCCATTTTGATTGATAATTGGACACATTATCGAAGTAACATAGGCAAACTATTTTTTCATACTTTTTCAATATGGACGGGACCATTTCTCAGTATTTTATCACTCATGAACTGAATAGTAAGTGGGGCTCAAAGATCCGGCCCACAAGAATAGCATAAAGATATACGGGTATATTTGCGTTTTAGTGAAAAATGATCCTGACAATCTTAATTTAACACCATCGAAACATTGTTTGCCATGGTGGTTAGAAAGAGATCTGAGGAAAATGTAAGTTTTTATATTGAGGAGCGAATTTATTTGTGGTGTTAAGTTGATTATAGCATAAATACCTGAATACCCGAAGAAAGGCATAACTTGGTTTGGAGTTATAAAGTCTAGATTTTTGGACTAGAATTAAAGTCCTCTTACCGTATCAGTCATCTGGTAAGAAATGATTTTTGGTTTAACAAGTAAAGGAACCTCGTGCATTGCGGCGAAGGTAGTAAGTTTTCTTTCGCATTTACCAAATTAACTCTCATAAATTAAATCTAAATTAATTGTCATAAATTAAATTCAAATTAATTGTCAAATGtaacaataaaataataaatagttaCAATACAGCTATAGCCAAAAATGGTGGTTAAAAAGTAATTTCTAAATCAGATGATTTAATAATGGTGTATAATAAATATCATATGATCgatatttatttttgtaaaaaaaaaaagttatctaCTAAACAAAAAACAAATATGAAATATGTAATAAAAATGTCAAATCACACTATTAATAAAAAAAAAGTTCTTAAGTAAAATATATgttacatttttttaaaaaaatggcaaaaaaaaatgtaaaataaatattaaaaaacaACAAGAAAACCAAAAAAAATATGTAACGATTAGAAAAGAAGTTAACCCAAAACAAAAGTTACATCAAATTGTATtccaaaaataaataataaaatagcgGATTGAGATTCTCTAAGTTATATTATAACTTGATTCATGAAGTTGTGATTGTTCCATGAGTGatgagataaaaaaaaaaaaaaaaaattgaataaattaaaattaaaacaatTGCCCCTTATAATTTTCTTTAACGAAAATCATAAAATGACCTATCAAGTTATCTTATAAGATAACTTCAAAGGATTCTAATCTTTACATGTCCCACTATTGATATGATTGGTTAACAAAATAGAGGTGAAATTACTAaatgctaatatatatatatatatatatgtatatgttataatTTTCAACTTATAACTACCAAATACAATTATATTTGTTTATGAAATATTAGTAAAGAGAGAATAAGTGTATTTCATATAATTCtatgaaatggtgcaagtttacaaACATACCATCATGGTGTATTTATACTACTAAGAAATACTATGCAAGtggtacaaaattgactatccatatatgcattattattttaattatcataacactcccccttggatagaaaTTTTGTTTTGGAGATCAACTATAAGTTACTACCTCGTTAAAAACCtttgctaaagaaaatccagtgaaaaaaactttagctaagggaaaaagagtgcagtatagagttgtctccccctcaagtagacatcgttgatcttttacatcttttgaacatgtctcattccaatattgtgaacgtgtgttctgaaaacagcggttgacagtgctttggtataaagatcagcagagttgttgattgaacgtatctaattttaatctggttgtcttttatgagatcttgagtatatgagaagaatctgaggttttcatatgaaactgtatcatctaaatcttttatgtacaagtttagcccttgtgatttgtctacagtctccttcatggtttgctcaaaccctttttccaattcctattcccttttagtcttttctgacccttaccaacataccattcttttccatcaaacttatgaccgttaagaccgtctatggctttggcgcatcgtcagcatttatattttgttctgtcacttttgatactcttctttcatttgtaataagcaagctgcattatcttcatatatagttgttggtgaagatagttgttggtcttttatagcgttctagtccataagaatcaataatgatttgtgtcattgatctcaaccaaacacatttccaagtagtttcatataatgcaatcacttcgtcgtgatttgatgatgttgcaacaagtgtttgtttaaagaacgccatgattttgtggtacctccatttaggaatacatatcgagtttgagatttagctttatgtggatcagataaataacctgcatctgcataaccaaccaaatcttgttttgattcgttagaataaaataatcctaaattagTAGTTCcttgaaggtatcgaaatatgtgtttgatcccattccagtgtcttttggtaggagctgagctgaaccttgccaacaaattaactgtaaaagaaatgtccggtcttgtacaatttgtaagatacataagagctccaattgcactaagatatggtacttctggtcccaggatatcttcatgatcttcacatggacgaaatgaatcagtgtcaacattaagtgatctaacaaccataggagtacttaatggttttgccttgtccatattgaaacgttttaaaatatttTCTGTATAAgtcgtttgatgtacaagtaaaccattaggcatatgctcaatctgcaaaccaaggcaatacttggtttttccgagatctttcatttcaaattctttctttagaagttgaatggcttcatggatctctttatttgtacctatgatgttaagatcatcgacataaacggctatgatcacatatccggacgttgttttcttaataagaacacatgttcaaataagattatttgtatacccattttcttattaagtaatcacttaattagttatactattgtatcaacccatataaaaatctttgtgattcaatggaatacatttctttgggttttgcattagatgcttctgataccttaaacccttcatggatattcatgtatatatcactatcaagtgattcatttgaataagtagtaataacatccatgagatgcatttctaattttttagaaactgttaggctgattaagtatctaaaagtaattgcatccataacaggagaataagttttcctcataatctattcatggtctttgagagaaatcttgagttacaagtctagctttaccttgtaacttcatttttttcttatttctttttcggataaaatttcattttatatctcatacgtttcacatctttaaaagtgataacgattgatccgaaaacttttcttttattgagcgattctaattcagctcgtattgctcctttccattgagtccaatcatgtctattttgacatgcagtgacagattttggttccagatcatcatctttattcatgatgtcattgtaagattatatgaaaaatcaatatttgtcattttgtttcggctccataatattgcataatttattgcaatttatgtatttacatcgtcaatattctctgcagaaggaatattgatttgtggttcttcttgaacacgttcttttacctcattattagctgattttctttttcgaggatttttatcttttgaaccaattggtctcccacgtttctggcgtggcaaagactcaagagtgacattattgccagcttttggaatttcaattcgagctggagcatttggtgctggtatatatgatttagtcactctttttgtatccgtaaatgcatcaggcaatttattcgcaagttcttgcatatgcattattttttgaacttcggtctcgcattcttttgtgcgaggatcaagatacattaattgaggttcacaccatgaaacattattttctttcttttttatttctccccctaatctagggaacaatattttattaaaatgacaatcagcaaaacgtgctgtataaacatcacccgtcatgggttcaatatatcttatgattaaagatgtttcatatctaacatatattctcatccttctttgaggacccattttagtgcgttgtggtggtgcgataagaACATAaatcgcacaaccaaatgttctaagatggaaaatatttggctctcgaccaaaattaagttggtaatggagaatacttatgacttgcacttggtttaatgcgaattaatatcgcatcatgtaaatttacatgtccccatataaatattgagagttttgtactcattaccaattgtctagttattagctgcaagcgtttatctattgattcagctaaaccaattttgtgtatgcacatgagcaactggatgttcaacaacaatccctgtagacatataataatcattaaatgcttgagatgttaactcaccagcattatcaagtctcatccttttaatagtgtaatcagaataatgtgttctcaatttaataatttgtgcaagaaactttgcaaatgccatattatggcttgataacacacaaacatgagaccatccgctagatgcgtctattagaaccatgaaatatcaaaatggtccacatggtggatgaattggaccatatatataaccttgaattctttcaagaaacattggtgattctttctcaatattcttttcattaatcaccatatgtgcttttcattaatcaccatatgtgcttttcattaatcaccatatgtgctttttcattaatcaccatatgcgcttttcatcatatatcctttttaccatatgcgcttttaatcatatgcgctgtgcttttcatcatatgcacttttcatcatatgcgcttttaatcatatgcgctgcgcttttcatcatatgcgcttttcatcatatgcgcttttaatcatatgcgctgcgcttttcatcatatgcgctttttggtgctacatagatatttctcattttcggttatcattgactgataatcatatccattatgatatatatcagagaaacttaacaaatttctctttgatttgtgaaacatcccaacccgtattccatacgataaattttttttttttttttgtaaagatacacatttacgcgccaataaaatatgtaaaccaaaccacaagttccatttaaacgttcaacaatttaaatgtttacaaaaggcacgaaggccattaattaagttcaatacaagtttgacccactagaacgatagtttataatccaaatgaccctttgagcatggtttgagactaaactacccaaaacattaggccaactttcaaacttcaataaaacatcatcaaaggccacctagtgcccgataacctctttgcccttatccgcacctgcaactaaaaagataaacaacgagaggggtaagctaatgcttagtgaatgcaataattatacatgttcatatataacctacttacttgcaatcacttacacaataccgcatacaagctagctattcgacaaacatgcaaacatcatgcataaactacaatccacaatccacaaggagctagcaaccgacaatagcatatagttcataatttaatatgctaattacacaatcacacaaccatggttaaccaatagcaaaaaggaatggtactcaaaattcccatcggtgttcataacaatcgttagtgcacaacacatatatcaccaacccttggacaacacatatccgttcataagatcattagtgtacaacacatataacaccaatttggacaacacatatccatttaataaaccgttagcatacaacacatatattgctaaattagacaacacatatccgttcataaatcgttagtgtacaacacatatatcactaactaggacaacacatatccttacgtataaataagcacatcatatacgtacaagtatacttattccactcaccttgtcacaaggatggtgatttagcacttccgagcttcaatgcaatgtacctaaatcattaagtgcacattcaatttcacaactagtgggattaaccacaatactcccacttgagcatttaatgacccaacttgcattaaatgactcaactactcacaaccgcccataaatggccaagactcaactttaatcactaagactagtgaattaaagtctattaacttcaattaacacaaaacttagggtaatccatacctatttcatctaattaggtcaactagtacattttgacccattttatattacttagactcacaatcaagtcaaacttacccatttacacttctttcataaatcttaaagtgcattcgtgactaacaacaccaattgacacttacaacctcaaatcacaaggccaaaaccctaaatagtggctattagggtttccttacaacaacataacccaaactcacccattttaccctcaaatgggtcatacaaatctcaagtaacccaaaccctagccattaaccaattaaaacttaaaacataaagttagaacttaccaagactatcttcttgtagctaggaacaaggagaacaactttaaatctcgctcctaggtttgattctcaaatctccaactccaaatctcaagattaaactaagtgggttttgtgttttgggagagaaattggaaagaaaatagaaaaggaaatgaaataaatgaagtagtggtggaggtttaatgcacccatcagatccacatattaaattaccaatttgccccttaaatttatttaatttgagctaaaatcggagtcgGAACTGCAGAGGTGCCacggcgcggcccatttgtcgcggcgcgacctaacgaaggaaaaatgaccccttttaacttgacttctgatctggaattgctttatatgccgcggcgcggacccaattgtcgcgacgcggcctaaggctgtaactggacagttcgaccgatttaaacaattttcgattttatttgatttgtacattccaaacccgcttcctatattcacctagccttcaacaatggtctcacaagacttaacgctaaccaaacccatgattaaacttatacatgcacacattatcaagtatacatatatgtatgtatgtatgtatatatatatatatatatatatatatatatatatatatatatattgtaacatcccgcctttttccgtttacttttccgtttaactattttaaactccgttatatgtttttaacatctcccgttaatacgcgttttaaattatcatgtctaggtaatttaacgcacccgcaaccgaactcgagggactagttccgccacaaagccaaagaggtgactagcttttgactagtcaacccccttatcctccccattttcattttctttcttcttttcttttcatacttctccatttttctcaaattctccaaaaagcaaatcatcatctaaaatcattcaagaaggattcattccaaaccgtttacatatttgaactcctcgtgatctcctcttcgattccataccaacctcatcaaatttgggtaactttctaaaatcactaatctttgtgttcttgagatttttaagttataagtttgttaattagtgtctatggctcaagtttagtttgtttatgtgatttgtatgcttgatttcgatattttgaagtaactagttcatatggaaagttaacatgtttaatcttgaattttaagtgttcatatgttgttagatgctaagacttcatgttttaatcatgttcctagtgttactagcttcattatgatgtaaagattgaccaaggaaaccccttaaacttgattatgaaatttggtgatttttggttggggtttcatGATCTAAGAATGaatctttgatgcattaaatgacatgaatgtaaattgtaagtgttaggttgtgttgtatgcttaattacctacgaaacggcatatcgttcatgtaatttggttaccgaatcatttaatttcaatattgacttgaatgcattgattatggaacattaaatgcgatttttgtttgtcataagtgcaagcttgattgatgatatgtgtttagttgcattccttgtcaaaatacctttccaacgatgtatgataggcgttataagcgtttgcgggtcaagaattgtgttagaattggttttggttcgtgcacatttaaaaagcagaaaaatagctgaagcagcagggtggcgcggcgcgccataccccccgcgcggcgcgccgattgggtctgtccaatttggtcaattttcgaataatgtttggcatgctacgcacctccgattaacatgtaacttggccaacatgctcatatatgatttctaagattagaaaaatagttcggaacccgacccgaacgtgttgactttcgttgactttgaccgaccaaagtttgactttttgtcaaacttaaccaaatgattatgcaaccttcctaacttatttatatacttgtatcttgcatgaaacttggcaatttgatttcacatgctaaataatcgagtcgtaacgagccataggactaattgaacatctttgacctatcgtgtttaccgttattgatacaacctattgtttaggtcaagactagcattgttctttgcacacgtttacttgttgaagtactttactactcgtgcactcaaggtgagatcatagtcccacttttactctttttgaacttatatttgggatgagaaaacataaacgattcttttgaactaagtgaacacaagtaca
The window above is part of the Rutidosis leptorrhynchoides isolate AG116_Rl617_1_P2 chromosome 1, CSIRO_AGI_Rlap_v1, whole genome shotgun sequence genome. Proteins encoded here:
- the LOC139885820 gene encoding ABC transporter G family member 1-like, with the protein product MLAIMGPSGSGKSTLLDALAGRLNSNVKQSGDILVNGFKKTLAYGTSAYVTQDDTLISSLTARESVYYSAQLQLPNSMSKAEKKERAETTLREMGLQDCMDTTVEGWGSKGLSGGQKRRVSICIEILTHPKLLFLDEPTSGLDSAASYYVMSRIAKLDRHEGRTIIASIHQPSVEVFALFHNLCLLSSGKTVYFGHISYVNQFFASNGFPCPAFQNPSDHYLQIINKDFDEHMEGSRPTEEVISILTDSYMSSAIFQEVQDTVGEICKKEDGIHDKKKNHASFLTQCFVLTKRSSVNMHRDLGYYWLRLAIYIALSLCIGTLFFDVGTNFTSVQARSSILMFVVTFLTFMTIGGFPSFVEDMKVFERERLNGHYSIGAFMISNTLSSTPYLFLVSVIPAVITYYLTGLRGGFDHFAYFTTVLFSCMMLVESLMMVVASIVPNYLMGIIVGAGIQGMMILASGYFRLPNDLPKPFWRYPMFHIAFHRYAFQGFYKNEFQGQVYMYNEGGVRNVEYGNNILREKWQVEMGHSKWVDLGTLLGMVVVYRVLFWVIIKIVETVKSGMKSLNCKETNHVMVNPFCTP